The Drosophila bipectinata strain 14024-0381.07 chromosome 3L, DbipHiC1v2, whole genome shotgun sequence region TTACAATAATTTCATTCATTGCCAAAAGATCCCAAAAAAAGGCGACCTAGAAATTAATAACCGGTGACCAATGAAAATGTGGACTAAAAAGCTTCCGAGTATTTTAAAGCACAGATACTAttcttatttatattttggaGGTACTTAATGGATAAAACAAGGAAATTCAACTTTTATTCGGCCTGTCGGAGACGCGCTAGGCGCTGAGTGAGCTCATCCTGCTCTTGGGAGACTGCCGTGGAGGCACCAATCGTCTGGCTCTGCACGCCGCTGGGTAATTCCATGTTGAGCTCCAGGCCCGCCTCATCGGCAACTTGCTGAAGAAGATGGTCGACGTCGCCCTGGGGCACCGATGTGGTAACCGTGTCCGACATAGTGCCCTCCATTACTGAGCTTTGAACGTCTAGATCCTCGAACTGGGATTCGAATTTTTCCATTAGCGAGGATATCTTTTCCAGATTCATTCCTTTCATCGCTGCGTCCATGGCCTTCACTACTCCGGCCATGGATCCAGTAACCTTGCGGGTTGTCAGAGCGGACTGCACCCTGCTGGCCACCGCATCGACTCGAGCACTCATCCGCAGATAATTAACGGCCTGACTTTTTTGACGAATGGCATTTTCTGCGTGGATGCGGGCAACATCCATATTTCCCTTTTGGATGGCCTTCTTAGCTTTGTTCTTTTCCACGGTCTCCTccttttcacattttttggaGTTGCGTTCCAGTTCCTTTACAGCAAATTTTAGATTGAAGAGATGTtctatccaaaaaaaaaaaaaatatgtacaatAGTGGGTGGGTGAGAATGAATTCGTCATCGCTCGTATACACTTACTTTCCATTGAACTCGTAGACATGTCGTTACCCAGCTTGATGGATTTCTGTTTGCGAATGAAGTAAAAAAGTTTTCTGACAGTTTATTGCAACTGGAAATTGAAGATTTTAATCAATCTACGTTGTTTTATTAGTATGAATCACTTCTGTTTGTCAGA contains the following coding sequences:
- the Chmp1 gene encoding charged multivesicular body protein 1b — protein: MSTSSMEKHLFNLKFAVKELERNSKKCEKEETVEKNKAKKAIQKGNMDVARIHAENAIRQKSQAVNYLRMSARVDAVASRVQSALTTRKVTGSMAGVVKAMDAAMKGMNLEKISSLMEKFESQFEDLDVQSSVMEGTMSDTVTTSVPQGDVDHLLQQVADEAGLELNMELPSGVQSQTIGASTAVSQEQDELTQRLARLRQAE